Proteins from a genomic interval of Desulfofustis limnaeus:
- the rocF gene encoding arginase, which yields MTTQKIRIIGVPMDLGQQHRGVDMGPVAIRYAGLSTALRGLGYQTEDMGNVTIPGHYTLTGTSYAERLPLICKACEATYRLAREAVQAATTPVFLGGDHSAAIGSIGGVTHDRPAGVIWIDAHGDFNTPETSETCNIHGMALAILLGQGPPELVNAGRPGPKLRGDQVALIGVRDLDRREKQLIRESGCTVFTMRDIDEIGMSGVLRATLQALAGMDRLHVSLDMDSIDANEAPGVGTPVPGGLTYREAQLLMETICDTGKICSLDIMETNPILDISNRTARTAVALAASLFGKSIL from the coding sequence ATGACGACACAGAAGATCAGGATCATCGGCGTACCCATGGATCTCGGGCAACAGCACCGTGGTGTCGACATGGGCCCGGTGGCGATCCGCTACGCCGGCTTGTCGACCGCTCTGCGCGGCCTCGGGTATCAGACCGAGGATATGGGTAACGTCACCATCCCCGGCCATTACACGCTGACCGGGACCAGCTACGCGGAGCGCCTGCCGTTGATCTGCAAGGCTTGTGAGGCCACCTATCGCCTGGCCCGCGAGGCGGTCCAGGCGGCCACCACCCCAGTGTTCCTCGGCGGCGACCATTCCGCCGCCATCGGCAGTATCGGCGGAGTTACCCACGATCGGCCGGCCGGAGTCATCTGGATCGATGCCCACGGCGACTTCAACACCCCGGAGACGTCCGAGACCTGCAACATTCATGGTATGGCCCTGGCCATCTTGCTCGGCCAGGGTCCACCCGAACTGGTGAACGCGGGCCGACCGGGCCCCAAACTGCGCGGGGATCAGGTGGCGTTGATCGGCGTTCGCGACCTGGACCGGCGGGAAAAACAACTGATCCGGGAGTCGGGCTGCACCGTCTTCACCATGCGGGATATCGATGAAATTGGTATGAGCGGGGTCCTCCGGGCGACCCTGCAGGCCTTGGCTGGCATGGACCGGCTGCACGTGAGCCTGGACATGGACAGTATCGACGCCAACGAGGCGCCGGGCGTCGGCACCCCGGTGCCAGGCGGCCTGACCTACCGGGAGGCGCAACTACTGATGGAGACCATCTGCGACACCGGCAAGATCTGTTCGCTCGACATCATGGAGACCAACCCGATCCTCGACATCAGCAACCGTACCGCCCGGACCGCCGTGGCGCTGGCTGCTTCCCTGTTCGGCAAGAGCATTCTGTGA
- a CDS encoding DUF4384 domain-containing protein yields the protein MGLFYKVLLCLLLSCLSGPLVGVAGANAVEFRWMILADPGTGMQALDFSERPVVYSGTPMQFYLEHLDNCYVYLYLLDGGNQLATLFPMASGYYNYGFPRGQKFYPPGDRTFTFVPPGGLETFFVIATEERPFQLEKLTDELLKNQGSREQQQLLLAEIEKMISDREIPSRKAEDLVEIKRRVSADETITFQAVEVDAGTFYGRRLEIDHR from the coding sequence ATGGGCTTGTTTTACAAAGTTTTGTTGTGTTTGCTGTTGAGTTGTCTTTCTGGGCCGCTTGTTGGTGTCGCTGGAGCGAATGCGGTGGAATTTCGCTGGATGATTCTTGCTGACCCGGGGACGGGTATGCAGGCGCTTGATTTTTCAGAAAGACCGGTCGTTTATTCCGGCACCCCCATGCAATTCTACCTGGAGCATCTGGACAATTGTTATGTCTATCTGTATTTGCTTGATGGGGGCAACCAATTGGCCACTTTGTTTCCGATGGCCTCAGGCTATTACAATTACGGATTCCCGCGCGGGCAGAAATTTTATCCGCCGGGAGACCGTACCTTTACCTTCGTTCCCCCCGGAGGACTAGAGACCTTCTTTGTGATTGCCACCGAAGAACGTCCCTTTCAACTGGAAAAGTTGACCGACGAATTGTTGAAGAATCAGGGCAGTCGAGAGCAACAACAACTGCTGTTGGCCGAAATCGAGAAAATGATCAGTGATCGGGAGATACCATCTCGCAAAGCTGAAGACCTTGTGGAAATCAAGCGGCGTGTATCGGCTGATGAAACGATAACGTTTCAAGCGGTTGAGGTGGATGCGGGAACCTTCTATGGGCGCCGGCTTGAGATCGATCATCGATAG
- a CDS encoding TRAP transporter substrate-binding protein: MNRLGRMLLCLAAVMLLAVPALAQEQKVRWKLAMSWTSTLEPLSQAGPWLAQMVSDMTDGNFEIRFEGAEKHKAALGDLLDMVRGGQFEMGHSASYYWKGKDVTTTFFTTAPFDMTAAEQYGWYYYGGGLELMQKVYSKFDVYSFPGGNTGVQMGGWFRKEITSLDDLKGLKMRIPGLAGEVFAKLGVNVTNIAPGELYTALDRGTIDALEWVGPGMDIKMGFHKITPYYYAGWQEPASELQFLVNKAAFDKLPKSYQTVLTTAMQAIALKMTAANFEANARAWEQMKAELPTINMMIFPEPVLKAMKAASDEVLEGYAAENAEFKEVYESRKAYLVTARPWTKVSEQYYLETADVVSE, translated from the coding sequence ATGAATCGTCTGGGACGAATGTTGCTGTGTCTGGCTGCCGTGATGCTGCTGGCCGTACCTGCTCTTGCCCAAGAACAGAAAGTACGGTGGAAACTGGCGATGAGTTGGACCAGTACCCTGGAGCCTCTTTCCCAGGCCGGCCCCTGGCTGGCGCAGATGGTCAGCGACATGACCGACGGTAACTTTGAGATCCGGTTCGAAGGCGCGGAAAAGCACAAGGCGGCGCTGGGTGATCTTCTGGATATGGTCAGAGGAGGCCAGTTCGAGATGGGGCATAGTGCGTCCTACTACTGGAAGGGCAAGGACGTCACCACCACCTTTTTCACGACAGCGCCGTTCGACATGACCGCGGCGGAACAATACGGCTGGTATTACTATGGCGGCGGTCTGGAATTGATGCAGAAAGTGTACAGCAAGTTCGACGTGTACAGTTTCCCCGGAGGCAATACCGGGGTGCAGATGGGTGGTTGGTTCCGTAAGGAGATCACCTCGCTCGACGACTTGAAGGGGTTGAAGATGAGGATCCCCGGGCTGGCCGGTGAAGTGTTCGCGAAACTCGGGGTCAACGTCACCAACATTGCTCCCGGCGAATTGTATACCGCTCTGGACCGGGGCACCATCGACGCCCTGGAGTGGGTGGGACCGGGTATGGACATTAAGATGGGCTTCCACAAGATTACCCCGTATTACTATGCCGGCTGGCAGGAACCGGCGTCGGAGCTGCAGTTCCTGGTCAATAAGGCAGCCTTCGACAAGTTGCCGAAGTCCTATCAAACGGTGTTGACTACCGCCATGCAGGCGATCGCCTTGAAGATGACGGCGGCCAATTTCGAGGCCAACGCCCGCGCCTGGGAGCAGATGAAGGCTGAACTGCCGACCATCAACATGATGATTTTTCCGGAACCGGTGCTCAAGGCCATGAAAGCCGCTTCCGACGAGGTTCTGGAAGGCTATGCCGCCGAAAATGCGGAGTTCAAGGAAGTCTACGAATCCCGTAAGGCGTATCTGGTGACGGCACGGCCGTGGACGAAGGTTTCAGAACAATACTATCTCGAGACCGCCGATGTCGTGAGCGAATAA
- a CDS encoding PilZ domain-containing protein: protein MADTQHDNLVQRVQKRLNLFFPEEILTAAMIEEALEDREIFHKPSDILPYLQTALIDEKILEVELDGLTRVYFSRLYDDLPPLEEVEENGVTTTIEPPYTTGDYLKQMSHLISLPLEPGIGNLYVRHSKRVLIRFFTNTYAVELGTVFQDLADVRGLPVLRLAYPAIGRIVRGAREFRAKVPESMQLIVMIMGKRKHGTIRTKVVDISASGMAFSIAKEQQELFRVDESCTLEFVHQDMMLVRLNGKVRHLSKVRGKQGTEFICGIQFDLATRAIAAKIESVVAMVQRAHLKELSDLSSESGLKLIL from the coding sequence ATGGCAGATACGCAGCACGACAACCTCGTCCAGCGAGTACAAAAACGCCTCAATCTCTTCTTCCCCGAAGAAATCCTCACCGCCGCCATGATCGAGGAAGCCCTCGAGGACCGAGAGATCTTCCACAAGCCATCCGACATCCTTCCCTACCTGCAGACGGCGCTGATCGATGAAAAAATTCTCGAGGTGGAACTGGACGGACTCACCCGCGTCTACTTCAGCCGTCTCTACGACGATCTACCTCCCCTGGAGGAAGTCGAGGAAAACGGCGTGACGACTACCATCGAGCCACCCTATACCACCGGCGACTACCTCAAACAGATGTCCCATCTGATCTCCCTGCCGTTGGAACCCGGCATCGGCAACCTTTATGTCAGGCACTCGAAACGGGTGCTGATCAGATTTTTCACCAATACCTACGCCGTCGAACTGGGAACCGTGTTCCAGGATCTGGCCGATGTACGGGGCTTGCCGGTTCTCCGCCTGGCTTACCCGGCCATCGGCAGAATTGTCCGCGGCGCCCGTGAATTTCGTGCCAAGGTCCCCGAATCGATGCAGCTCATTGTCATGATCATGGGCAAAAGGAAACACGGAACCATTCGCACCAAGGTGGTCGACATCAGCGCCAGCGGCATGGCTTTTTCCATCGCCAAGGAGCAACAGGAGTTGTTCCGGGTAGACGAAAGCTGCACGCTCGAATTCGTCCACCAGGACATGATGTTGGTTCGCCTCAACGGCAAGGTCCGTCACCTCTCGAAAGTACGTGGCAAGCAAGGGACCGAGTTTATCTGCGGCATCCAGTTCGATCTGGCTACTCGAGCCATCGCCGCCAAGATCGAATCGGTCGTGGCCATGGTTCAACGCGCCCACCTCAAGGAGTTGTCCGATCTCTCATCGGAAAGCGGATTGAAACTCATTCTCTGA
- a CDS encoding YeiH family protein, which yields MAQSDTNVVVDRAQSKLSDLWTKEDYLAIWLGFIIIAVSLVAYFGFGPKDEFTAKIAAADQIQQAEAAKAPFKTIVWHDAAADKKSLKASSSAFGKFVSHWTKRPGSWKENPLDAFIRTEAQATALNEKAQPAYDAAKQATVAALAAAQQAETAAAAANFQDSILNDEAKTKIADWQAAKKKESSAKAKASNKPYNLLPTLIGVCLFFIVAFGAGVRLMGKSFIGFAKGFFIVFIVTVLAYLLGNHAISKQYGFGAEAWGILLGMLVANTLGTPKWVLPACQVEFFIKTGLVLLGAEVLFGKILAIGVPGIFVAWVVTPTVLICTYIFGQTVLKMPSKTLNIVVSADMSVCGTSAAIATAAACRAKKEELTLSIGMSLVFTAIMMIVMPAFIKAVGIPEILGGAWIGGTIDSTGAVAAAGAFLGEKAMYVAATIKMIQNVMIGVTAFCVALYWTMRVERTAGTQVGAGEIWHRFPKFVLGFLAASILFSVLDSSLGKDLSAALVDQGAVRGGTRLLRDWFFALSFAAIGLSTNFRELAVYFKGGKPVILYVCGQSFNLLLTLTMAYLMFYVVFPEITASI from the coding sequence ATGGCGCAATCAGACACCAACGTTGTTGTCGATCGAGCCCAAAGCAAATTGTCCGATCTATGGACCAAGGAGGATTACCTGGCCATCTGGCTCGGCTTCATCATCATCGCCGTCAGTCTCGTGGCTTATTTCGGATTTGGCCCGAAGGATGAATTCACCGCAAAAATCGCCGCTGCCGATCAGATCCAGCAGGCCGAGGCGGCCAAGGCGCCGTTCAAAACCATCGTCTGGCACGACGCCGCCGCGGACAAGAAGAGCCTGAAGGCCAGCAGTTCAGCTTTTGGCAAGTTTGTCTCCCATTGGACGAAACGACCGGGCTCGTGGAAGGAGAATCCGCTCGACGCCTTCATTCGCACCGAGGCCCAGGCCACGGCACTGAATGAGAAGGCCCAACCGGCTTACGATGCCGCCAAGCAGGCAACCGTCGCCGCCTTGGCCGCTGCCCAGCAGGCGGAGACCGCAGCCGCAGCAGCCAACTTCCAGGATAGTATCCTCAACGACGAGGCCAAGACCAAAATTGCCGACTGGCAAGCCGCCAAGAAAAAGGAATCCTCCGCCAAAGCGAAGGCCTCCAACAAGCCGTATAATCTTTTGCCGACCCTGATAGGGGTCTGCCTGTTCTTCATTGTCGCTTTCGGTGCCGGTGTCAGACTGATGGGCAAGAGCTTTATAGGTTTTGCCAAAGGGTTTTTTATCGTCTTTATCGTCACCGTTCTCGCCTACTTGCTCGGCAATCATGCCATCTCCAAGCAATACGGCTTTGGCGCCGAGGCTTGGGGCATCCTGCTCGGCATGCTGGTGGCTAACACCCTGGGCACCCCGAAATGGGTATTGCCGGCTTGCCAGGTGGAGTTTTTCATCAAGACCGGCCTCGTCCTGCTCGGTGCCGAAGTACTGTTCGGCAAGATCCTGGCCATCGGCGTTCCCGGTATCTTTGTGGCCTGGGTGGTCACCCCGACCGTTCTCATCTGCACCTACATCTTTGGCCAGACCGTTCTGAAAATGCCGTCCAAGACGCTGAATATCGTTGTCTCCGCCGACATGTCGGTGTGCGGAACATCGGCAGCCATCGCCACGGCGGCCGCCTGCCGGGCCAAGAAAGAGGAATTGACCCTGTCCATCGGCATGTCCCTGGTGTTCACCGCCATCATGATGATCGTTATGCCGGCCTTCATCAAGGCCGTCGGCATCCCGGAGATCCTCGGCGGCGCCTGGATCGGCGGCACCATCGACTCCACCGGCGCGGTGGCCGCAGCCGGTGCGTTTCTCGGCGAAAAGGCCATGTACGTGGCTGCCACCATCAAGATGATCCAGAACGTCATGATCGGCGTCACCGCGTTCTGCGTCGCCCTCTACTGGACCATGCGGGTCGAGCGGACGGCCGGTACGCAGGTGGGTGCGGGCGAAATCTGGCACCGCTTCCCGAAATTCGTGCTGGGTTTTCTCGCCGCTTCGATCCTCTTTTCCGTACTGGACAGCAGCCTTGGCAAGGACCTGAGTGCTGCCCTGGTGGATCAGGGAGCCGTTCGTGGCGGCACCCGTCTGCTGCGTGACTGGTTCTTCGCCCTGTCGTTCGCCGCCATCGGACTGTCCACCAACTTCCGCGAACTCGCCGTCTACTTTAAAGGCGGCAAGCCGGTTATTCTCTATGTGTGCGGACAAAGCTTCAACCTGCTTCTGACCTTGACCATGGCCTATCTGATGTTTTACGTTGTCTTCCCTGAGATCACTGCATCGATCTAA
- the cimA gene encoding citramalate synthase — MTRVIEVYDTTLRDGTQAENFNLSVEDKVRITLALDQLGLDFVEGGWPGSNPMSVDYFRKIKQQRLNHTLIAAFGSTRHIKNNAQQDPNLQALIAAETPAITIFGKSWDIHVTDALHISLEENLEIIEDTLFFLRSHVDRLIYDAEHFFDGFKHNRDFALATLTRAVQGGADTLVLCDTNGGTLPHELPAIIGAVRHHLEAIKASVRLGIHAHNDSETAVANSLMAVEQGIDHVQGTMNGYGERCGNANLTSILPALIFKMKRECHAGKNIEALYKTSRLVNEMANLPHNRYQPYVGESAFAHKGGIHVSAVTRNPLTYEHIEPEKVGNNRRILISDQAGRANILHKAGQWGLHLKADDPLLSTIISDLKEKENQGYKYEAAEASFELLMREALGLQRKFFRVEGFRVMNNKYRIDKPPLTEATIRLYVGGHEVHTASMGDGPVNALDRALRKALTRFYPCLEEMELTDYKVRVLSGEHGTEAKVRVLVESTDGKCQWRTVGVSINIIEASWQALIDSVNYKLLKNEGLLG, encoded by the coding sequence ATGACCCGGGTTATCGAGGTCTACGACACCACCCTGCGCGACGGTACTCAGGCGGAAAATTTCAACCTCTCCGTCGAGGACAAGGTGCGCATCACGCTCGCCTTGGACCAGCTCGGGCTTGATTTCGTCGAAGGGGGGTGGCCCGGCTCCAACCCCATGTCCGTGGACTACTTCAGGAAGATCAAGCAGCAGCGACTGAACCACACCCTGATCGCCGCGTTCGGTTCGACCAGGCATATCAAGAACAACGCCCAGCAGGATCCCAACCTACAAGCCCTGATCGCCGCCGAGACGCCGGCAATCACCATCTTCGGCAAGAGCTGGGATATCCATGTCACCGATGCTCTGCACATCAGTCTTGAAGAAAACCTGGAGATCATCGAGGACACGCTTTTTTTTCTCCGCTCCCATGTGGATCGGTTGATCTACGATGCCGAACATTTCTTCGACGGTTTCAAACATAACCGCGACTTCGCTCTGGCCACCCTGACCCGTGCGGTCCAGGGCGGAGCCGACACCCTGGTCCTGTGCGACACCAACGGCGGCACCCTCCCTCACGAATTGCCCGCCATTATCGGCGCCGTCCGACACCACCTGGAGGCAATCAAGGCCTCGGTCAGGCTCGGCATCCACGCCCACAACGACTCCGAAACGGCGGTGGCGAACAGCCTGATGGCCGTCGAACAAGGCATCGATCATGTCCAGGGGACCATGAACGGCTACGGGGAACGGTGCGGCAATGCCAACCTCACCTCGATCCTGCCGGCTCTGATCTTTAAGATGAAACGGGAGTGCCATGCCGGTAAAAACATCGAGGCGCTCTACAAGACGTCCCGGCTGGTCAACGAAATGGCCAACCTGCCTCATAACCGCTATCAACCCTATGTGGGCGAATCCGCTTTTGCCCACAAGGGCGGCATCCATGTCAGCGCCGTTACCCGCAACCCCCTCACCTACGAACATATCGAACCGGAAAAGGTCGGCAACAACCGGCGTATCCTCATCTCCGACCAGGCCGGCCGCGCCAACATCCTGCACAAAGCGGGTCAGTGGGGATTACACCTCAAAGCAGACGACCCATTGCTGTCAACCATCATCAGCGATCTCAAGGAAAAAGAAAACCAGGGTTATAAATATGAGGCTGCCGAGGCCAGTTTCGAGCTGTTGATGAGGGAGGCTCTCGGCCTGCAGCGCAAGTTCTTTCGGGTTGAGGGTTTCCGGGTGATGAACAATAAATACCGGATAGACAAGCCCCCGCTAACCGAGGCCACCATCAGGCTCTACGTGGGCGGCCACGAAGTGCATACGGCATCGATGGGAGACGGACCGGTCAACGCCCTCGACCGGGCACTGCGCAAGGCATTGACCAGGTTTTATCCATGCCTGGAAGAGATGGAGTTGACCGATTACAAGGTTCGGGTCCTGTCCGGTGAACACGGCACCGAAGCGAAGGTCCGGGTCCTGGTCGAGAGCACCGATGGCAAGTGCCAGTGGCGGACGGTCGGGGTATCGATCAATATCATCGAGGCCAGTTGGCAGGCCCTGATCGACAGCGTCAACTACAAACTACTCAAAAATGAAGGCCTCCTTGGCTGA
- a CDS encoding TRAP transporter small permease subunit: protein MLDKIERMFMRLNRVTGRCLAVLLLLLVLNVFYDVVTRYFLHNSSVAMQEMEWHLFGLIILYGMSVALLDEGHVRVDFIYDRFSLRSKALINIVGTVFFLVPLALLVLFGSLEYVKDAYVIQEISEDPGGLPYRWLIKGMIPVSFAYLIFCAIGYVVKQINIIRSVSLTIKAEAHR, encoded by the coding sequence ATGCTGGACAAAATAGAACGGATGTTCATGCGGCTCAACCGGGTAACCGGCAGATGCCTGGCGGTACTCTTGCTGCTGCTGGTGCTCAACGTCTTTTACGACGTGGTGACGCGCTATTTCCTGCATAACAGCTCAGTGGCCATGCAGGAGATGGAGTGGCATCTGTTCGGTCTGATCATCCTCTATGGGATGTCGGTGGCCCTGCTGGACGAGGGCCATGTGCGGGTGGATTTCATCTACGATCGGTTCAGCCTGCGAAGCAAAGCTTTGATCAATATCGTCGGTACCGTCTTTTTTCTGGTGCCGCTGGCCCTGCTGGTGCTGTTCGGTTCTCTCGAATACGTCAAGGATGCCTATGTCATCCAGGAAATTTCCGAGGATCCGGGCGGGCTGCCCTATCGCTGGCTGATCAAGGGCATGATCCCGGTCTCTTTTGCCTATCTGATTTTCTGCGCCATCGGCTATGTGGTCAAGCAGATCAACATCATCCGTTCGGTCAGCTTGACGATCAAAGCGGAGGCACACCGATGA
- a CDS encoding TRAP transporter large permease, which produces MTGVVMFCAALALLVVGYPVAFTFGSVSIFFGIIAAIVYLGGDATPALVAGEFFQMFSMMPFRIYAIMKNTILIAVPLFIFMGILLQRSDLAERLLESMGSLFGRVRGGLAVSTVLVGTLLAASTGVVGASVVAMGVISLPVMLKYGYAKRLATGTICASGTLGQIIPPSIVLIILGDVFQQPVGDLFRAAVGPGLMLVACYIAYILVISLIDRRVAPPMPKDEDLSRGQSLGRALFAIIPPLTLIVMVLGSIFAGIATPTESAAVGCIGAMVLAALYRKLSWQVVEESALETVKISAMVFAILIGATAFSMVFVYSGADYLVEDVLTNLPGQKWTFLLLSMLVIMALGFFIDFIEISYIVVPILLPIATIVGLDPLWFAILIAMNLQTSFLTPPFGFSLFYLKGVCPPDVRTLDLYRGVIPFITLQIIVLLSLIAFPGFYGFS; this is translated from the coding sequence ATGACCGGCGTAGTCATGTTCTGCGCCGCTTTGGCTCTGCTCGTGGTCGGTTATCCGGTGGCCTTTACCTTCGGTTCGGTTTCGATCTTTTTCGGAATCATCGCCGCCATCGTCTATCTTGGCGGTGATGCGACGCCGGCCCTGGTCGCCGGCGAGTTCTTCCAGATGTTTTCCATGATGCCGTTTCGCATTTACGCCATCATGAAAAACACCATCCTGATTGCCGTTCCGCTCTTCATTTTCATGGGGATACTGCTGCAGCGCTCGGATCTCGCCGAACGCCTCCTGGAGTCGATGGGATCGCTTTTCGGCCGGGTCCGCGGCGGTCTGGCGGTCAGCACGGTTCTGGTCGGAACCCTGCTGGCGGCCTCCACCGGTGTGGTGGGCGCTTCGGTGGTGGCGATGGGGGTGATCTCCTTGCCGGTCATGCTCAAATACGGCTATGCCAAACGGCTGGCCACCGGGACCATTTGCGCATCCGGGACTCTGGGGCAGATCATTCCGCCGTCGATCGTCCTGATCATCCTCGGCGATGTCTTCCAGCAGCCGGTCGGCGATCTGTTTCGCGCCGCGGTAGGGCCGGGATTGATGCTGGTTGCCTGTTATATCGCCTATATTCTGGTCATCTCCCTGATCGACCGGCGGGTGGCGCCGCCCATGCCCAAGGACGAGGATCTGAGTCGTGGGCAAAGTCTGGGACGGGCCCTGTTTGCCATCATCCCGCCGCTCACCCTGATCGTCATGGTGCTCGGCTCAATTTTTGCGGGGATTGCAACACCGACCGAGTCCGCCGCCGTCGGCTGCATCGGCGCCATGGTCCTGGCCGCGTTATACCGCAAGCTGAGCTGGCAGGTGGTGGAGGAATCGGCGCTGGAGACCGTGAAGATCTCAGCCATGGTCTTTGCCATCTTGATCGGGGCGACCGCCTTTTCCATGGTCTTTGTTTACAGTGGTGCCGATTATCTGGTGGAAGATGTGTTGACCAATCTGCCCGGTCAGAAGTGGACGTTTCTCCTGCTCTCCATGCTGGTCATAATGGCGCTGGGTTTTTTCATAGATTTCATAGAAATATCTTATATCGTCGTGCCCATCCTGCTGCCCATCGCCACGATTGTCGGTCTGGACCCGCTGTGGTTCGCCATCCTCATCGCCATGAATCTGCAGACCTCCTTTTTGACGCCACCCTTCGGTTTTTCCCTGTTCTATCTCAAAGGAGTCTGTCCGCCGGACGTCCGTACCCTCGATCTGTATCGCGGCGTCATTCCGTTTATCACGCTGCAGATCATAGTGCTCCTGTCCCTGATCGCCTTTCCCGGTTTTTACGGTTTCTCTTAA